In Xyrauchen texanus isolate HMW12.3.18 chromosome 14, RBS_HiC_50CHRs, whole genome shotgun sequence, the following are encoded in one genomic region:
- the mphosph8 gene encoding M-phase phosphoprotein 8 isoform X1 — MASGAERAEPGDSEQDEEDVYEVERIIDVRVVEGEVLYRVRWRNYSSDDDTWEPEAHLDDCREVLLAYKKALAEIKPKKDTVMKLPMKSDLFDADSESDSDKDKPKDLPIKKKKNKIVEESEDEMAEKEKKKKKKEKWKDDKPLPAPESDEEEDSREPFPVAPKKETKKRLIESDEEDAPVTPKKQKKGEKAKDGIKQKKEIVEDRKKKKVKSRKEIESSDEEGDKSDESLTDDPTNAEPPNYSSINKAMDKSARNESGVDPKQAKTKKGKSDMKLQGFKDLVHEKKPKKEVSIATLKEGGLNKLKSLTSGKSTSKSSRSDEEPDSSDTGAATSAPKTKVKSKGQETTPPSQRLSSASSSSSSSTSSVALTKSKEEEPKEEGGEKGGSSTNLFEKFLLNCEAKDRAPRRQAEQNKNATPKAAGKIDKKSKLSKQSPARKPEPEKTKEVPRPGQSPVSMETDEKQWASETEKSYKSDEPPPKSKEELLREQREEEQRKRKEKLEEEERKRKERIEEEERKKKERKEEAQRERKARMEEAQRLAEEARQERLERKNMTEPLASPDSTEESRWKDKRRRRREESESRLFIACDDNQDSQEHMERSDKTDRGPPSLNLGVELKLDWMTLEDFQKHLNGEDENLSPLALTPTELREAVKNGNYLAVKRALSSKEDYNLDQEDSSGMSLTLLAAAGGQDDILRLLIKKGVKVNARQKNGTTALMHAADKSFLTTVAILLEAGASVNAQTQAGETALMKACKRGNADVVRLLLENGADCNIMSKYKNTAFYYAKLSNNLMVRDLIKDHMQTLSTVAEETIRAYFETRLALLEPVFPLACHRLCEGPDFSLEFNYKPSQHTPGEGSGILLFIFHANFLNEITARLCGPCSVHAVVLNDKFQLPIFLDSHFIYSFSPVPGANKLFIRLAESPTAKVKLLICAYRVQLH; from the exons ATGGCCTCCGGAGCCGAGCGAGCGGAGCCTGGAGACAGTGAACAGGATGAAGAAGATGTATATGAAGTGGAGAGGATTATTGACGTGAGGGTGgttgag GGAGAGGTGCTGTACCGGGTGCGATGGAGGAACTATTCATCAGATGATGACACCTGGGAGCCCGAGGCGCACTTGGACGACTGCAGGGAGGTGTTGCTGGCTTATAAGAAGGCCCTAGCTGAGATCAAGCCAAAAAAAGACACTGTCATG AAGCTGCCCATGAAGAGTGATTTGTTTGATGCTGACTCGGAGAGTGACAGTGATAAGGATAAACCCAAAGATTTGCCtattaagaagaagaaaaataagataGTGGAGGAATCAGAAGATGAGATGGCCGAgaaggaaaagaagaaaaagaaaaaggagaaaTGGAAGGATGACAAACCTCTGCCAGCACCTGAATCAGATGAAGAGGAGGACAGCAGGGAACCTTTCCCGGTAGctccaaaaaaagaaacaaagaagagGCTCATTGAATCGGATGAAGAAGATGCCCCAGTTACTCCTAAGAAACAAAAGAAGGGCGAAAAGGCTAAAGATGGAATAAAGCAAAAGAAAGAGATTGTGGAGGAccgaaagaaaaagaaagtcaagtCCAGAAAAGAGATTGAATCCTCAGATGAAGAGGGTGATAAGAGTGATGAGTCCCTCACGGATGATCCGACAAACGCGGAACCTCCTAATTATTCCTCGATAAACAAAGCCATGGACAAATCTGCACGAAATGAGAGTGGGGTGGATCCCAAGCAGGCCAAGACGAAAAAGGGGAAGTCTGATATGAAGCTGCAAGGTTTCAAAGACCTGGTTCATGAGAAGAAGCCTAAAAAAGAGGTCTCAATTGCCACACTCAAAGAGGGTGGTTTAAATAAGCTCAAGAGCCTCACGAGTGGCAAGAGTACCAGCAAGTCTTCTCGCAGTGATGAGGAGCCTGACTCCAGCGACACCGGTGCAGCGACATCCGCACCAAAGACAAAGGTCAAGAGCAAAGGGCAGGAAACAACCCCACCTTCTCAGAGGCTCTCATCtgcatcttcctcctcctcttcctctacaTCATCAGTGGCCCTAACCAAGTCCAAAGAGGAAGAGCCAAAGGAAGAGGGTGGGGAGAAGGGGGGTTCCTCCACTAACCTGTTTGAAAAGTTCCTGCTGAACTGTGAGGCGAAAGATCGTGCACCAAGGAGACAAGCAGAACAGAACAAGAATGCAACTCCAAAG GCTGCAGGGAAAATTGACAAGAAATCGAAATTATCAAAGCAGTCTCCTGCACGAAAACCTGAGCCAGAGAAGACAAAAGAGG TGCCACGACCCGGTCAGAGTCCCGTCTCCATGGAGACAGATGAGAAACAGTGGGCATCCGAGACAGAGAAAAGTTACAAATCTGATGAGCCACCTCCCAAGTCAAAGGAGGAATTACTTCGGGAGCAGAGAGAGGAAGAGCAAAGGAAGAGGAAGGAAAAGTTGGaagaagaagagagaaagaggaaagaaAGGATTGAAGAAGAggagagaaagaagaaagaaagaaaagaagaagccCAACGGGAGAGAAAAGCACGGATGGAGGAGGCACAGAGACTTGCAGAGGAAGCCAGGCAAGAACGCCTGGAAAGGAAGAACATGACTGAGCCATTGGCTTCTCCTGACTCCACAGAAGAGTCTAGATGGAAGGAtaagaggaggagaaggagggAGGAAAGTGAATCAAGGCTCTTCATTGCCTGCGATGACAATCAGGACTCTCAGGAGCACATGGAGCGCTCAGACAAAACTG ACAGGGGACCACCTTCTCTTAATCTTGGGGTGGAGCTGAAGCTTGACTGGATGACACTGGAGGACTTTCAGAAACACTTGAATGGAGAGGATGAGAATCTCTCTCCACTAGCCTTAACTCCTA CTGAACTGCGAGAAGCAGTGAAAAATGGGAATTATCTGGCGGTGAAACGTGCACTTAGTTCCAAGGAGGACTACAATCTGGACCAGGAG GACTCTAGTGGGATGTCCTTAACGCTGCTGGCTGCTGCAGGAGGTCAGGATGACATCCTCAGGCTTCTCATTAAGAAAGGAGTGAAGGTCAACGCCAGGCAGAAGAACGGCACCACTGCCCTGATGCATGCTGCAGATAAG AGCTTCTTGACAACAGTAGCCATTCTTTTGGAGGCTGGAGCTTCCGTAAATGCCCAAACTCAGGCTGGAGAGACGGCTCTTATGAAG GCTTGTAAGAGGGGAAATGCAGATGTAGTGCGCCTCCTGCTGGAAAATGGGGCTGACTGCAACATCATGTCTAAATACAAGAACACTGCCTTTTACTATGCCAAACTTAGTAACAATCTGATGGTGCGGGATCTCATCAAAGACCACATGCAAAC GTTATCAACTGTGGCAGAGGAGACAATCAGAGCTTACTTTGAAACACGACTGGCCCTGCTGGAACCTGTATTTCCTCTGGCCTGCCACAGACTGTGTGAGGGGCCAGACTTTTCACTGGAGTTCAACTACAAACCCTCTCAACACACACCTGGAGAAG GATCTGGCATCCTGCTGTTTATCTTCCATGCAAACTTCCTTAATGAGATCACAGCTAGACTCTGCGGACCATGTAGTGTTCATGCTGTCGTTCTGAATGACAAGTTTCAGCTGCCAATCTTCTTG GACAGCCATTTCATCTACTCTTTCAGTCCTGTTCCAGGAGCCAATAAACTGTTCATCCGTCTGGCAGAGTCACCCACAGCTAAG GTTAAACTCCTCATTTGTGCATACAGAGTCCAGCTACATTGA
- the mphosph8 gene encoding M-phase phosphoprotein 8 isoform X2 yields the protein MASGAERAEPGDSEQDEEDVYEVERIIDVRVVEGEVLYRVRWRNYSSDDDTWEPEAHLDDCREVLLAYKKALAEIKPKKDTVMLPMKSDLFDADSESDSDKDKPKDLPIKKKKNKIVEESEDEMAEKEKKKKKKEKWKDDKPLPAPESDEEEDSREPFPVAPKKETKKRLIESDEEDAPVTPKKQKKGEKAKDGIKQKKEIVEDRKKKKVKSRKEIESSDEEGDKSDESLTDDPTNAEPPNYSSINKAMDKSARNESGVDPKQAKTKKGKSDMKLQGFKDLVHEKKPKKEVSIATLKEGGLNKLKSLTSGKSTSKSSRSDEEPDSSDTGAATSAPKTKVKSKGQETTPPSQRLSSASSSSSSSTSSVALTKSKEEEPKEEGGEKGGSSTNLFEKFLLNCEAKDRAPRRQAEQNKNATPKAAGKIDKKSKLSKQSPARKPEPEKTKEVPRPGQSPVSMETDEKQWASETEKSYKSDEPPPKSKEELLREQREEEQRKRKEKLEEEERKRKERIEEEERKKKERKEEAQRERKARMEEAQRLAEEARQERLERKNMTEPLASPDSTEESRWKDKRRRRREESESRLFIACDDNQDSQEHMERSDKTDRGPPSLNLGVELKLDWMTLEDFQKHLNGEDENLSPLALTPTELREAVKNGNYLAVKRALSSKEDYNLDQEDSSGMSLTLLAAAGGQDDILRLLIKKGVKVNARQKNGTTALMHAADKSFLTTVAILLEAGASVNAQTQAGETALMKACKRGNADVVRLLLENGADCNIMSKYKNTAFYYAKLSNNLMVRDLIKDHMQTLSTVAEETIRAYFETRLALLEPVFPLACHRLCEGPDFSLEFNYKPSQHTPGEGSGILLFIFHANFLNEITARLCGPCSVHAVVLNDKFQLPIFLDSHFIYSFSPVPGANKLFIRLAESPTAKVKLLICAYRVQLH from the exons ATGGCCTCCGGAGCCGAGCGAGCGGAGCCTGGAGACAGTGAACAGGATGAAGAAGATGTATATGAAGTGGAGAGGATTATTGACGTGAGGGTGgttgag GGAGAGGTGCTGTACCGGGTGCGATGGAGGAACTATTCATCAGATGATGACACCTGGGAGCCCGAGGCGCACTTGGACGACTGCAGGGAGGTGTTGCTGGCTTATAAGAAGGCCCTAGCTGAGATCAAGCCAAAAAAAGACACTGTCATG CTGCCCATGAAGAGTGATTTGTTTGATGCTGACTCGGAGAGTGACAGTGATAAGGATAAACCCAAAGATTTGCCtattaagaagaagaaaaataagataGTGGAGGAATCAGAAGATGAGATGGCCGAgaaggaaaagaagaaaaagaaaaaggagaaaTGGAAGGATGACAAACCTCTGCCAGCACCTGAATCAGATGAAGAGGAGGACAGCAGGGAACCTTTCCCGGTAGctccaaaaaaagaaacaaagaagagGCTCATTGAATCGGATGAAGAAGATGCCCCAGTTACTCCTAAGAAACAAAAGAAGGGCGAAAAGGCTAAAGATGGAATAAAGCAAAAGAAAGAGATTGTGGAGGAccgaaagaaaaagaaagtcaagtCCAGAAAAGAGATTGAATCCTCAGATGAAGAGGGTGATAAGAGTGATGAGTCCCTCACGGATGATCCGACAAACGCGGAACCTCCTAATTATTCCTCGATAAACAAAGCCATGGACAAATCTGCACGAAATGAGAGTGGGGTGGATCCCAAGCAGGCCAAGACGAAAAAGGGGAAGTCTGATATGAAGCTGCAAGGTTTCAAAGACCTGGTTCATGAGAAGAAGCCTAAAAAAGAGGTCTCAATTGCCACACTCAAAGAGGGTGGTTTAAATAAGCTCAAGAGCCTCACGAGTGGCAAGAGTACCAGCAAGTCTTCTCGCAGTGATGAGGAGCCTGACTCCAGCGACACCGGTGCAGCGACATCCGCACCAAAGACAAAGGTCAAGAGCAAAGGGCAGGAAACAACCCCACCTTCTCAGAGGCTCTCATCtgcatcttcctcctcctcttcctctacaTCATCAGTGGCCCTAACCAAGTCCAAAGAGGAAGAGCCAAAGGAAGAGGGTGGGGAGAAGGGGGGTTCCTCCACTAACCTGTTTGAAAAGTTCCTGCTGAACTGTGAGGCGAAAGATCGTGCACCAAGGAGACAAGCAGAACAGAACAAGAATGCAACTCCAAAG GCTGCAGGGAAAATTGACAAGAAATCGAAATTATCAAAGCAGTCTCCTGCACGAAAACCTGAGCCAGAGAAGACAAAAGAGG TGCCACGACCCGGTCAGAGTCCCGTCTCCATGGAGACAGATGAGAAACAGTGGGCATCCGAGACAGAGAAAAGTTACAAATCTGATGAGCCACCTCCCAAGTCAAAGGAGGAATTACTTCGGGAGCAGAGAGAGGAAGAGCAAAGGAAGAGGAAGGAAAAGTTGGaagaagaagagagaaagaggaaagaaAGGATTGAAGAAGAggagagaaagaagaaagaaagaaaagaagaagccCAACGGGAGAGAAAAGCACGGATGGAGGAGGCACAGAGACTTGCAGAGGAAGCCAGGCAAGAACGCCTGGAAAGGAAGAACATGACTGAGCCATTGGCTTCTCCTGACTCCACAGAAGAGTCTAGATGGAAGGAtaagaggaggagaaggagggAGGAAAGTGAATCAAGGCTCTTCATTGCCTGCGATGACAATCAGGACTCTCAGGAGCACATGGAGCGCTCAGACAAAACTG ACAGGGGACCACCTTCTCTTAATCTTGGGGTGGAGCTGAAGCTTGACTGGATGACACTGGAGGACTTTCAGAAACACTTGAATGGAGAGGATGAGAATCTCTCTCCACTAGCCTTAACTCCTA CTGAACTGCGAGAAGCAGTGAAAAATGGGAATTATCTGGCGGTGAAACGTGCACTTAGTTCCAAGGAGGACTACAATCTGGACCAGGAG GACTCTAGTGGGATGTCCTTAACGCTGCTGGCTGCTGCAGGAGGTCAGGATGACATCCTCAGGCTTCTCATTAAGAAAGGAGTGAAGGTCAACGCCAGGCAGAAGAACGGCACCACTGCCCTGATGCATGCTGCAGATAAG AGCTTCTTGACAACAGTAGCCATTCTTTTGGAGGCTGGAGCTTCCGTAAATGCCCAAACTCAGGCTGGAGAGACGGCTCTTATGAAG GCTTGTAAGAGGGGAAATGCAGATGTAGTGCGCCTCCTGCTGGAAAATGGGGCTGACTGCAACATCATGTCTAAATACAAGAACACTGCCTTTTACTATGCCAAACTTAGTAACAATCTGATGGTGCGGGATCTCATCAAAGACCACATGCAAAC GTTATCAACTGTGGCAGAGGAGACAATCAGAGCTTACTTTGAAACACGACTGGCCCTGCTGGAACCTGTATTTCCTCTGGCCTGCCACAGACTGTGTGAGGGGCCAGACTTTTCACTGGAGTTCAACTACAAACCCTCTCAACACACACCTGGAGAAG GATCTGGCATCCTGCTGTTTATCTTCCATGCAAACTTCCTTAATGAGATCACAGCTAGACTCTGCGGACCATGTAGTGTTCATGCTGTCGTTCTGAATGACAAGTTTCAGCTGCCAATCTTCTTG GACAGCCATTTCATCTACTCTTTCAGTCCTGTTCCAGGAGCCAATAAACTGTTCATCCGTCTGGCAGAGTCACCCACAGCTAAG GTTAAACTCCTCATTTGTGCATACAGAGTCCAGCTACATTGA